A genomic stretch from Phycisphaerae bacterium includes:
- the mnmA gene encoding tRNA 2-thiouridine(34) synthase MnmA gives MTDRKGKVVVAMSGGVDSSVAACLLLEQGYEVIGLFMRTGVKAVLDEPACPADEATSNRPFRGCCSAADAADARDVAGRLGIPFYALDFKESFESIIDHFVAEYVRGRTPNPCILCNDQLKFGRLAEYGRAADADFIATGHYARIVQHAGQARLCRGVDTDKDQSYALFQLDRGILPRVMLPIGEMTKERVRDYARKRGLPLFDKRESQDICFVPDRDYARLIRDRRPDAFRPGRIVDRSGRELGRHDGIVNFTIGQRRGLRLAMGKPVYVTAIDAASDTVTIGPREELARSELRASKVHWLIDPPTEIIEADVQIRYTHKAARAVVEPIGADCVRIRFREPQYAITPGQAAVFYDGDVVLGGGWIDLE, from the coding sequence ATGACTGACCGAAAAGGCAAAGTCGTCGTTGCCATGAGCGGGGGCGTCGATTCGAGTGTCGCCGCCTGCCTGCTCCTGGAGCAAGGCTACGAGGTCATCGGCCTTTTCATGCGGACGGGCGTCAAGGCGGTTTTGGATGAGCCGGCGTGCCCGGCGGATGAAGCGACATCGAACCGGCCGTTCCGAGGCTGCTGCAGCGCCGCGGATGCTGCTGACGCCCGTGACGTCGCCGGCCGGCTGGGCATTCCCTTCTACGCCCTGGACTTCAAAGAGAGCTTCGAAAGCATAATCGACCACTTCGTTGCCGAGTACGTTCGCGGCCGCACGCCCAATCCGTGCATTCTGTGCAATGATCAGCTCAAGTTTGGCCGGTTGGCCGAGTACGGGCGTGCGGCGGACGCTGATTTCATTGCAACCGGCCACTATGCCCGGATTGTTCAACATGCCGGTCAAGCGCGGTTGTGCCGGGGTGTGGACACGGACAAGGACCAGTCATATGCGCTTTTTCAGCTCGATCGCGGGATTCTGCCACGGGTGATGCTGCCGATCGGGGAGATGACCAAGGAGCGGGTCCGGGACTATGCCCGCAAGCGTGGGCTGCCCCTTTTCGATAAGCGGGAGTCTCAGGACATCTGTTTCGTACCTGATCGAGACTATGCTCGGTTGATTCGGGATCGTCGGCCCGATGCTTTCCGGCCCGGCCGTATTGTGGATCGATCGGGGCGTGAACTCGGCCGGCACGATGGAATCGTGAATTTCACGATCGGCCAACGGCGGGGCCTTCGCTTGGCCATGGGAAAGCCGGTCTACGTCACGGCCATCGACGCGGCCAGCGATACGGTGACCATCGGCCCCCGGGAGGAGCTTGCCCGGAGCGAACTGCGAGCATCCAAGGTGCATTGGCTGATCGATCCGCCGACCGAGATCATCGAAGCGGACGTCCAAATTCGTTATACCCACAAGGCAGCCCGGGCGGTTGTCGAGCCGATCGGGGCCGATTGTGTGCGTATTCGATTTCGCGAGCCTCAATACGCGATCACGCCGGGGCAGGCAGCGGTATTCTACGACGGCGACGTCGTCCTCGGCGGCGGCTGGATTGACCTGGAGTAG
- a CDS encoding secondary thiamine-phosphate synthase enzyme YjbQ, producing MIQTITVTTGERCQLVDVTSKVQKAVRETRLSSGYVICYVPHTTAGITIQENADPDVIHDFLWKLADLVPHVEASYRHGEGNSDAHIKASLVGASQTILVEDGSLVLGTWQGIYFCEFDGPRQRKLHIRCVAG from the coding sequence ATGATTCAGACTATTACCGTGACGACCGGCGAGCGCTGCCAGCTCGTGGACGTGACCTCGAAGGTGCAGAAGGCTGTCCGTGAGACTCGTCTGAGCAGCGGCTACGTCATCTGCTACGTGCCTCACACCACGGCCGGCATCACCATTCAGGAGAATGCCGACCCCGACGTGATTCATGATTTCCTCTGGAAACTGGCTGATCTGGTGCCGCACGTGGAAGCATCCTACCGGCATGGTGAGGGCAACAGCGATGCCCACATCAAGGCCTCGCTGGTGGGAGCCTCGCAGACGATCCTGGTCGAAGACGGTAGTCTCGTTCTTGGTACGTGGCAGGGAATCTACTTCTGCGAGTTCGATGGTCCTCGCCAGAGAAAACTGCACATCAGATGTGTCGCAGGGTAG